The Halostagnicola kamekurae sequence AGGCGGCGACCGACGGGCTCTCGCGGTCGGCCGCCGAGTCGGTCGTCGCGGACACCACCGTCGCGGATGCAAAAGCCTTTTACCGGGCGTTTGAGCACGTCGACGTCTTCGTTTCCGAACCCGACCCCGAGCTCGAGGCGCTCGACGTCCGACGCGGGAGCGGCGCGGCTCCGGCGCTCGAAGAGCGGGGGCTCACGCTTCTCGACGTGATGGACCGAAGCGTTCCCGGCGACGCCGTCGCTCGCGAATGGCTGACAGGGTTCGAGCGCTCGTTCGACGTCGCCGATAGAATCGCTGCGGCGCGAGGTCCGGTCGCCGACCGCGCCGCGAGTGCCTTTCTTACCGCCCTCGCGGAACGGCCGGACACGCTCGTCGCGAAACGCCGCGGCGAGGAGACCGCGACGAACGTGATGAAGCAGGCTGCCGAGTTGACTCGAGCCGACGGCGACGCGGTCGACCGTGAGGCGGTCGAATCGTTCGCAGACGACCTTGTCTCGCAGGGGATCAATCCGGGCACGACCGCGGATCTGGTCGCCGCCGGGTTGTTCGTCGCCCTCGAGAACGAACTGATCGAACTATGAGCGGCGCTGGCGACGGGGCGAATGACCGCCGTGGTGACGATGACGGGACGGATGACTACGACGACAGAGCGGACAGCGACGACGACGTCGAGTGGCCGGTCACGCTCGAGGGAGTGACCGAAACGGTCGTCACCACGCTCGGACCAAACGGTCGCTGGAACGCGGCCGCACTCGGGCTGTTCGCCGAGACAGAGCCAGCGGGTCGGGACAAGTGCGAGGCCGAAGCGAAGGACCAACACGCCAGCGAGGCGGGTGAAGACGACATCAGCGTAACCGCGCGCACGTGGGGAAACACCAGAACGCGGCGCAACTTCCACAGACGGGGCACTGGGTACGTCCAGTTTACGCGCGATCCCGTCGACTTCGTCGACGCCGCGCTCTCGATTTTCGAACTCGAGGAGCCGACGCTCGAGTCGGCCGACGCGTGGGTTCGGGTGACGGTCGAGCGAATCGAGTCCGGGACCGAGGACGGAACGCGGTGGGAAGCGTGGCGACTCGACCCGCTCGAGTCGGCCGTCGAAACCGAAACCGTGCCGACGATAAACCGCGGGTTCGGTGCCGTCGTCGAGGCGACCGTCGCCGCCTCGAGACTCGAGGTCGACGGCTACGACGAATCCGTGCTTCGAGACCGGCTCGAGTACTACGAATCGGTGGTCGACCGGGCCGGCAGCGACCGCGAACGGGAGGCGCTCGCTCGCGTACGCGAGTGCGTGGACTGGTAGACGGCACCATCGATCATCGGTACCATCGACTCGTGACCGGAACGGTTTCGGGAACGGCTAGGTGACGGACGCGACCACGATCGGATCAAAAGGGAGCAAATTAAGGCCCTCTAGACGGAACCGTCCACTATGGCAATCAAACCGGCCTACGTCAAAAAGACTGGGACGCTCCTGCTCGAGCAGTACCCGGACGCGTTCACGACCGACTTCGAACAGAACAAAGACAGCGTCGAGAAGCTGACGAACATCGAATCCAAGGGCGTGCGAAACCGCATCGCCGGCTACGTCACGCGCAAGAAAAGCGGCCAGGTCGCAGCCTGAATTTTACGGCACGTAACTCGCGGCGCTCGAGACTGAAGAGCAACACAGCACTCGCTTCGCGAGTCGCTCGATGGGAAGAGAGTCGATAGATGAACCGTCTCGAATAACGCAGTTCAGAGTCGGGCGAGAGGTTAGTGTCCCTGGTCGCCGCGCACGCCGGGTTCCATGTACGCGCCGGCAAACAGCGCGACGATCCCGAACGCGGAGGCGAACGCGAGGAGAACTATCCCCTGTAACAACGGTTCGCTCAACGGTTCGACGCCTCGCACGACCATTCCGCCCCCCATGTATCCCTGGTACCCCGCGAACGCGCCGAAGAGGATACTGACGACACCGACGACAGCAGCGCCGATACCGAAGCCGCCCTCGAACGGCCCGATTGCCGGCGAATCGGAAGTCGATTCGCTCATCGGGACCACCCCGTCGAGCGAGCGAGTGACTGGCCGGAACAGGCCGAAACGCGACCATCGTCGATCCGGGTCGCCGCGGTCGAACGCGTGTGGGTATCGTATTGCATTTAGCGTACTGTTCGGCTCCGTTTTCTTAATCTCTTCTATGCGCTCCGGGTACCGCTCGGTTTCGCCCCTGGAGCGCCGATCATGTTCGTCCGTCACAGCGTCAGTATGCGAGTGAAATCCAAACGGTTTTGCGCACCCAAACCCGAGGTGCGGAAAATGACTGTACGTGTAGGCGTTCTCGGTGCAACGGGCGCTGTCGGCCAGCGACTGATCCAGCTACTCGATCCGCATCCGTCCTTCGAAATCGCGGCGCTAACGGCGAGCGACTCGAGCGCCGGTCGGTCCTATCGCGACGCGGCGAAGTGGCGCGTCGACTCCCCCATTCCGGCGGACGTCGCCGACATGACGGTACAGGCCACCGAACCGAACTCGGTTCCGGACGACGTCGACCTCCTTTTCTCGTCGCTCCCCTCGAGCGTCGGTGCGGAGGTCGAACCGGACTTCTGTAAAGCGGGGTACGTGCTCTCGTCGAACTCCTCGAACGCGCGGATGGACGCGGACGTTCCGCTCGTCATTCCGGAGGTCAACGCTGACCACCTCGACCTGCTCGAGGTCCAGCGCGACGAGCGCGGCTGGGACGGCGCGATGGTCAAAAACCCCAACTGCTCGACGATCACCTTCGTTCCGACGCTCGCCGCGCTCGCGCAGTTCGGCCTCGAGAGCGTCCACGTCTCGACTCTGCAGGCCGTTTCGGGGGCGGGCTACGACGGCGTCACGTCGATGGAGATCATCGACAACGCGATCCCCCACATCGGCAGCGAGGAGGACAAACTCGAGACCGAATCGCGGAAGCTCCTCGGCGAGTTCGACGGCGCTTCTCTCACGGAAAACAGCGTCGAGGTCGCGGCCTCGTGTAACCGCATCCCGACCATCGACGGCCATCTCGAGAACGTCTGGGTGGAAACGGAAGAGGAGATTTCAGCGGACGACGCCGCGGCGGCCATGGAGTCGTACCCGTCGCTCGAGCTCCCCTCCTCGCCGGACCCGCTCATCCACGTCTTCTCGGAACCGGATCGGCCCCAGCCGCGGATGGACCGAACGCTCGGCGGCGGCATGGCGATCGCCGCAGGCGGTATCCGCGAGTCGCCGTTCGGACTGCAGTACAACTGTCTCGCACACAACACCATCCGCGGCGCCGCCGGTGCGAGCGTGCTCAACGGCGAACTGCTGCTTGAGAACGGCTACCTCTAGATCGTCCCGGCGCTGGTTCTCGAGGTGCGATGAGCCACGATTTTGGATGATTCGGAGGGCCACGGCTGCATACTCGCGAAGGGGACCCCAGTAGCACCGGAGGTGAAGAAAATGCGGGCGGCTCAGTCCCGGACTACTCGCTGCTCAGGTCGGCGTCGACGCGGAGTTCGGAGTCGGTGACCGTCACGACGTTGTCGGCGGGAACCTGGATATCGTCTTCGCCGGCTTCGCCGAAGCCGAGACTCTGAACCCAGGCGTTCGTGAGATTCGGTTCGGGGTCGACGAATGCGACCTGTTCGATGGCGTCGACCTCGGTGACGATACCGATCTGTTCGCCGCGGATGTCCATGAGGAACTTCCCTTCGTCTTCCGTCGAGAGGACCGTCATAGTCGGTATACGCTTTCGGCTATGCAAGTAAATACATTGGGGACCAGTAGCTGGAAGATTCCGAGTCGGGCTACGCCGCGTCTCCGTCCGCTCAGAGCGAAACACGGTTCTCGAGGTCCGCATCCCAGCCGGATCGCTCGATCCGCTCGACGTTCGTCGCGACGATATCCGCGAGTCGCTCGTAGTACTTCGGCGTGTGCCCTGAGTTGTGCGGTGTGATCTGGACGTTTCCGAGCCCCCAGAGCGGGTGGTCTTCCGGGAGCGGTTCCGGATCGGTCACGTCCAGCGACGCGCCGCGGATCAAACTCGAGCGCAACGCCTCGATGAGCGCGTCCGTGTCGATCACGGGTCCGCGCGCGACGTTCACCACGACCGCGTCGGGGTCGAGCGTGACGAACTCCTCGTGGCCGATCAGTCCGCGAGTGGTGTCGGTGAGCGGGCAA is a genomic window containing:
- a CDS encoding triphosphoribosyl-dephospho-CoA synthase, whose product is MRSASQNAELALLLEVAGTPKPGNVDRSRDLEDLLFEHFLAGAVGAQDGLRMAASGEPVGRSFERAVEGMAEQGGGNTQFGALLLLVPLVKAATDGLSRSAAESVVADTTVADAKAFYRAFEHVDVFVSEPDPELEALDVRRGSGAAPALEERGLTLLDVMDRSVPGDAVAREWLTGFERSFDVADRIAAARGPVADRAASAFLTALAERPDTLVAKRRGEETATNVMKQAAELTRADGDAVDREAVESFADDLVSQGINPGTTADLVAAGLFVALENELIEL
- a CDS encoding 30S ribosomal protein S17e, with product MAIKPAYVKKTGTLLLEQYPDAFTTDFEQNKDSVEKLTNIESKGVRNRIAGYVTRKKSGQVAA
- a CDS encoding DUF447 domain-containing protein, whose translation is MSGAGDGANDRRGDDDGTDDYDDRADSDDDVEWPVTLEGVTETVVTTLGPNGRWNAAALGLFAETEPAGRDKCEAEAKDQHASEAGEDDISVTARTWGNTRTRRNFHRRGTGYVQFTRDPVDFVDAALSIFELEEPTLESADAWVRVTVERIESGTEDGTRWEAWRLDPLESAVETETVPTINRGFGAVVEATVAASRLEVDGYDESVLRDRLEYYESVVDRAGSDREREALARVRECVDW
- the asd gene encoding aspartate-semialdehyde dehydrogenase, whose amino-acid sequence is MTVRVGVLGATGAVGQRLIQLLDPHPSFEIAALTASDSSAGRSYRDAAKWRVDSPIPADVADMTVQATEPNSVPDDVDLLFSSLPSSVGAEVEPDFCKAGYVLSSNSSNARMDADVPLVIPEVNADHLDLLEVQRDERGWDGAMVKNPNCSTITFVPTLAALAQFGLESVHVSTLQAVSGAGYDGVTSMEIIDNAIPHIGSEEDKLETESRKLLGEFDGASLTENSVEVAASCNRIPTIDGHLENVWVETEEEISADDAAAAMESYPSLELPSSPDPLIHVFSEPDRPQPRMDRTLGGGMAIAAGGIRESPFGLQYNCLAHNTIRGAAGASVLNGELLLENGYL